One window of Saprospiraceae bacterium genomic DNA carries:
- a CDS encoding response regulator transcription factor, with translation MNYYIVEDQCDPRELIQKYIQEDFPQLHLTGFAENYTSAIKQIPTVQPNLLLLDINLGSHDGFELLDYLHNQGLYCPKLIIFITAYVDSDRILKAFEYYPLRYITKPIDRKKLQISIDQAIHQQNLMQSQVQDKIPIRGFHSNKLRVPKIKGEIELLDLDQILFLQSSHEGQLTKIYCTQHSNPIVSSRHLGYFKELLLEHPQFFTVSQSILVNLNYLKSYIHQSKTLILHNWQDPILASRRGGEDLKRWLCGG, from the coding sequence ATGAATTACTACATCGTAGAAGATCAGTGCGATCCCCGGGAATTGATTCAAAAATATATACAGGAGGATTTTCCTCAATTGCATTTAACTGGATTTGCTGAAAATTATACTTCAGCTATAAAACAAATCCCAACAGTTCAACCCAATCTTTTGTTATTGGACATTAATTTAGGAAGTCACGATGGGTTTGAGTTGCTGGACTATTTACATAATCAAGGATTGTATTGTCCGAAACTCATTATATTTATTACTGCCTATGTAGATTCAGACAGAATCCTAAAAGCTTTCGAATACTATCCACTCCGATATATAACCAAGCCCATTGATCGCAAGAAATTGCAAATCAGCATCGATCAGGCAATCCATCAGCAGAATCTCATGCAATCTCAAGTACAAGACAAAATTCCGATTAGAGGTTTTCACAGCAACAAACTACGGGTGCCTAAAATCAAAGGAGAAATCGAGTTGCTTGATTTAGATCAAATTTTATTTTTACAATCTTCACACGAAGGGCAATTAACGAAGATATATTGTACACAACATTCAAATCCCATTGTATCCTCCCGTCATTTAGGGTACTTCAAAGAACTCTTACTGGAGCATCCTCAATTTTTCACGGTGAGTCAAAGTATTTTAGTAAATCTCAATTACTTAAAATCCTATATACATCAAAGTAAAACCCTCATCCTTCACAATTGGCAAGATCCCATATTAGCTTCGCGCAGAGGCGGCGAGGATTTGAAGAGGTGGTTGTGTGGAGGGTGA
- a CDS encoding CHAT domain-containing protein, protein MKFTYLFCLFFYTFSLFSQSSSIAVKAELTLVKSLLDQNNPVKAYKTLTTLVKNSTSFYQEDSLMIYSLMIQCHASLKDYEAAIKDYQKALTQQIQNDTLLGQIHDHMGRSFYQLADYLSATVHILEARDLYKKLYSKEDSLYISTFNTLGLIYASQARYSDAEKVFQEARQINQRKTGGGNIQYARIINNLADVYCKLNRFDQADGLYTISLRIKEKISGAFSKDYAKTLYNLANFQASLGRYEKAKSTILQGIAIYDSLKDTKSTEYLKFLDNLSILTEKTGDIKNAERLYLDALKRRELVGTIKSAEYAINLSNLGKLYLDQGKSEIAFQYIEKAVPLTASIYGKNHPIYAGILISMATIQSKQLKHDQAKLNYEEAIRIIQKTLGKDHIEYFHSQFEYAKFLRKTGNKEQAIALFQTIEKIPRNFLKRATRFLSELELDEKIKEYKSFIYEIYSFQLANPQDKNLAKLAYNISLYYRGFILSNLQRIRIGMDKARFVANSRDEVISLHRQLEFELNKAIGERANTTELERKISEMESQISHTIGSFSEESMEYSWEDIQFALSEGEAAVEFISFPVGLSQDTVFYGVLLVTKYADAPQFISLCYESEFENLLKSNTNRTADYVSSIYNFSSRGAMALGEKKPSLTELIWTPIREHLKEIQRIYLVPDGLLNRLNIAALPISLEAVVSDSFEIILMSSTRQIVPTDVQILAYSNKNCLVVSGVDYDIESTETFASRNSNPSTAGTQTKTWTALPWAEKEGVDVSKLLQSNGFKVASLQNTIATEKGIFDSLESKKNWRILHFATHGYFNTSKNQTPSSNFYGSGMMNSGLVLSGANSFQSIQNDTKTEDGLLSAYEISHLDLSQTELVVLSACETALGDLKDIEGVYGLQRAFKLAGAGQMIMSLWQVPDRETKDFMLSFYKNWISDTSSIRNAFKKTQLEFRQRFVNPYQWAGFVLLE, encoded by the coding sequence ATGAAATTTACATACTTATTTTGTCTATTTTTTTATACTTTTTCTCTTTTCAGTCAAAGTAGTTCTATAGCTGTTAAAGCTGAGCTTACTCTTGTTAAAAGCCTATTAGATCAAAACAATCCTGTAAAAGCTTATAAAACATTAACTACATTGGTTAAAAATTCAACTAGCTTTTATCAAGAAGATAGCCTTATGATATATAGTTTGATGATTCAATGCCATGCATCTTTAAAAGATTATGAAGCCGCCATCAAAGATTATCAAAAAGCGCTTACACAACAAATTCAGAATGATACTCTTCTCGGTCAGATCCACGATCATATGGGTCGTTCGTTTTATCAACTAGCTGATTATTTAAGTGCAACGGTCCATATTCTTGAAGCACGGGATTTATATAAAAAGCTATACAGCAAAGAGGATAGTTTATATATCTCTACGTTCAATACACTTGGTCTTATATATGCCAGCCAAGCACGTTACAGCGACGCTGAAAAAGTTTTTCAGGAAGCAAGACAAATAAACCAGCGGAAGACTGGCGGTGGCAATATTCAATATGCCCGCATCATTAATAACCTTGCGGATGTTTATTGTAAGTTAAACCGATTTGATCAAGCAGATGGATTGTACACTATTTCACTTAGGATAAAAGAAAAAATAAGCGGTGCTTTTAGTAAAGATTATGCAAAGACGCTCTACAATCTAGCAAATTTTCAGGCAAGTTTGGGAAGATATGAAAAAGCAAAAAGTACAATTCTGCAAGGCATTGCAATTTATGACAGTTTAAAAGATACCAAATCAACAGAATATTTAAAATTTCTTGACAACCTTAGTATTCTGACTGAAAAAACAGGAGATATAAAAAATGCAGAGCGATTGTATTTAGATGCCTTAAAAAGAAGAGAGCTTGTTGGCACTATTAAGTCCGCTGAGTATGCAATTAATCTTAGTAATCTTGGCAAGTTGTACCTTGATCAAGGAAAATCAGAAATAGCATTTCAATATATTGAAAAAGCGGTCCCGCTTACTGCAAGTATCTATGGCAAAAATCATCCTATTTATGCAGGGATATTGATCTCAATGGCAACCATTCAATCAAAACAACTGAAGCACGATCAGGCTAAATTAAATTACGAAGAAGCTATCCGAATAATACAAAAAACCTTAGGAAAAGATCACATTGAATATTTTCATTCTCAATTTGAATATGCAAAATTTTTGCGAAAAACTGGAAATAAGGAACAAGCCATTGCGCTTTTTCAAACTATTGAAAAAATACCCCGAAATTTTTTAAAACGAGCTACTCGATTTTTATCAGAACTGGAATTGGATGAAAAAATTAAAGAGTACAAATCATTTATTTATGAAATTTATAGCTTTCAGTTAGCAAACCCTCAAGACAAAAACCTTGCTAAACTTGCATATAATATTAGTTTATATTATAGAGGATTTATCCTTAGTAATTTGCAGCGCATACGCATAGGAATGGATAAAGCCCGTTTCGTTGCCAATTCTCGCGATGAAGTAATTTCCTTGCATCGACAATTGGAGTTTGAATTAAATAAAGCCATAGGTGAACGGGCTAATACTACAGAATTAGAGCGAAAGATTTCTGAAATGGAAAGCCAAATTTCACATACCATTGGATCTTTTTCAGAGGAGTCTATGGAATATTCTTGGGAAGACATTCAATTTGCTTTGAGCGAAGGAGAAGCAGCAGTGGAGTTTATTTCATTCCCAGTTGGATTATCTCAGGACACTGTGTTTTACGGAGTGCTCTTAGTAACAAAATATGCTGACGCACCCCAATTCATTAGCCTGTGTTATGAATCCGAATTTGAAAATTTATTAAAATCCAATACCAATCGAACAGCCGATTATGTAAGTAGTATTTACAATTTTTCCAGTCGTGGTGCTATGGCATTAGGAGAGAAAAAACCTTCACTTACAGAATTGATCTGGACACCTATACGCGAGCATTTGAAAGAGATTCAAAGAATTTATCTGGTACCCGATGGCTTGCTAAACCGGCTAAACATTGCCGCCCTACCCATTTCTTTAGAAGCTGTAGTTTCAGATAGCTTTGAAATTATATTAATGAGTAGCACAAGACAAATTGTCCCAACAGATGTTCAAATTCTAGCATACTCAAATAAAAATTGTTTGGTAGTTAGCGGGGTGGATTATGATATTGAATCAACAGAAACATTTGCAAGCAGGAATTCAAATCCCTCCACAGCAGGTACTCAAACAAAAACTTGGACTGCCTTGCCATGGGCTGAAAAAGAAGGTGTTGATGTTTCTAAATTATTACAATCCAATGGATTTAAGGTTGCTTCTTTACAAAATACCATCGCTACAGAAAAAGGAATTTTTGATAGTTTGGAGTCCAAGAAAAACTGGAGAATTCTACACTTTGCAACGCATGGTTATTTCAATACTTCAAAAAACCAGACTCCGTCTTCAAATTTTTATGGATCCGGTATGATGAATAGTGGGCTGGTCTTATCTGGTGCCAATAGTTTTCAGTCAATCCAAAACGATACCAAGACGGAAGACGGACTATTAAGTGCTTATGAAATTAGTCATCTTGATCTATCCCAAACAGAATTGGTTGTGCTTTCAGCTTGTGAAACAGCTTTAGGTGATCTGAAAGATATTGAAGGGGTATATGGCCTTCAAAGGGCTTTTAAACTGGCAGGTGCAGGACAAATGATCATGAGTTTATGGCAGGTTCCAGATCGTGAAACCAAAGACTTTATGTTGAGCTTTTATAAAAATTGGATTTCCGATACCTCCAGCATTCGAAATGCATTTAAAAAAACACAATTGGAATTCAGGCAACGATTTGTAAATCCCTATCAATGGGCTGGATTTGTTTTGTTGGAATGA
- a CDS encoding histidine kinase — protein sequence MKPGFESIFHKLVEWGLVLLSLLLVSLPSSFAQSPYSKTYSTHEGLIHPQITTLFKDTRNYLWIGTKGGVSRFNGKSFENFDVAQLGIYGDIHQFYEDSSHCIWAIAKDGLTIYNGVEWKAYKFESALHDAVCSAFYKDSFYFIDSYSELNIFSNGNFSKRNLINLCGKPLRNIFYDPFTHKFYTVLANSFSIGVYDKDTVRIFKNYQAEELGSYPVMRTYLYRTFKDGIALIYDLKDSLIAKIPVLFEKGEYIYTPNEGRESLFWNALNGLNNKNLNLHAFFKNERGKPDITALCIDSYNYWLGTERGLIKISKAGFLFYNKDSIPFPWAIIENKNHELIVGDFLNGLFLIKPDGSIQRISSKELWYFHPCMDATGRVFLYRENEIYSLIDNKLQLIPKLSKENPDFTASLFLSWSSRINKLLGAQRGGFFIYDPTTQELEFVKWDHKDFLSFHTLCLYEDTEGMIWAGSRKGLIKYDIQKKNFQYFPNEACLAKGILSICKASDTSFYIGTYNGVWEFGIRSNTYSLSLEILNTNIISSLTNYKDSLLLISHNKGITVWNLKDKTQYREFNYNNGFPGMMPDQNAAYVDSRSNYYVGAFDRLCVIPVTDLWHDEEALRIQFTKLNGQYIAYQSNILTCKNGKGISIEFDLIGTNRPVDCRFRYRIQNKTGWSDWFPYQYFILPELASGTYNLELETNWDELQNNPLGKAALLKFKVEQQIWKEPYFPILVSCILVLFILGLIYAFYHYKMSQKKVHLLKQESKYHQARMLTAQINPHFMSNFLTSIQNSVSYQDTERANEKLLQVADFLRKFLGSINSNEQGGLIRINEELEIIRIFLEMQNVLHNGNLDWKIQLPPAFDATEWCVPPLILQPYVENAVVWGIDGRESRKGRIRIILTEHQHSLDVIIEDDGIGIDQAKRSRMHRERKQEESGAEIVKQRLALLKSMGIDISLSISSNENGTMVQISYPKIKS from the coding sequence TTGAAACCTGGTTTTGAATCGATTTTTCATAAACTTGTTGAGTGGGGATTGGTCTTGCTTAGTTTGCTATTAGTAAGCTTGCCTTCATCTTTCGCGCAATCCCCCTATTCCAAAACCTACTCCACCCACGAAGGACTCATACATCCTCAAATCACTACACTCTTTAAGGACACGCGCAATTATTTGTGGATTGGAACTAAGGGTGGTGTTTCAAGATTTAATGGCAAATCGTTTGAAAACTTTGATGTAGCGCAATTGGGAATCTATGGCGATATCCATCAATTCTATGAAGATAGCAGTCACTGTATATGGGCTATCGCTAAAGATGGACTCACCATATACAATGGCGTCGAATGGAAGGCCTATAAATTTGAATCCGCCCTTCATGATGCAGTTTGTTCAGCATTTTACAAGGACAGTTTTTATTTCATTGACAGTTACAGCGAACTAAACATTTTCTCCAATGGTAATTTTAGCAAAAGGAACCTGATAAACCTTTGTGGAAAACCATTGCGCAATATATTTTATGACCCATTTACACATAAATTTTATACTGTATTGGCTAACAGTTTTTCAATTGGAGTTTATGATAAGGATACGGTCAGAATTTTTAAAAATTATCAAGCCGAAGAACTGGGATCCTATCCAGTAATGAGAACTTATTTATACCGTACTTTTAAGGACGGTATTGCTTTGATTTACGATCTAAAAGATAGCCTGATTGCCAAAATACCTGTACTTTTTGAAAAGGGGGAATACATCTATACTCCAAACGAAGGGAGGGAATCTTTATTTTGGAATGCATTAAATGGTTTGAATAACAAAAATTTGAATTTGCATGCCTTTTTTAAAAATGAAAGAGGTAAACCCGATATCACAGCACTCTGCATAGATTCTTATAATTATTGGCTGGGAACGGAACGGGGCTTGATTAAAATTTCAAAGGCAGGATTTTTATTTTATAATAAAGATAGCATTCCGTTTCCTTGGGCGATCATTGAAAATAAAAACCATGAACTAATTGTTGGAGATTTTTTAAATGGACTCTTTTTGATAAAACCGGATGGTTCCATCCAACGAATTAGTTCAAAAGAGCTTTGGTATTTTCATCCATGCATGGACGCAACAGGTAGGGTTTTCCTTTATAGAGAAAATGAAATATACAGCCTTATAGATAATAAGCTTCAGTTAATACCCAAACTATCAAAAGAAAATCCAGATTTCACAGCTTCCCTATTCTTGAGTTGGTCCTCACGAATTAATAAATTATTGGGAGCTCAAAGAGGTGGTTTTTTTATTTATGATCCAACTACGCAGGAACTAGAATTTGTGAAATGGGATCATAAAGATTTTTTAAGTTTTCATACACTTTGTTTATATGAAGACACTGAAGGAATGATTTGGGCAGGATCCAGGAAAGGATTGATCAAGTATGATATTCAGAAAAAAAACTTTCAGTATTTTCCAAATGAAGCGTGTTTGGCTAAAGGAATACTGTCAATATGCAAGGCAAGTGATACCAGTTTCTATATAGGCACCTATAATGGTGTATGGGAATTTGGAATTCGTTCAAATACTTATTCCTTGTCCTTAGAAATTCTAAATACTAACATTATTAGCAGCCTGACTAATTATAAAGACAGTCTTTTATTGATTAGTCACAATAAAGGAATCACAGTTTGGAACCTGAAAGATAAAACACAGTATCGCGAATTCAATTATAACAATGGTTTTCCGGGTATGATGCCAGATCAAAATGCAGCTTATGTTGATTCCCGCTCTAATTATTATGTTGGTGCCTTTGACCGCCTCTGTGTAATACCCGTAACTGATTTATGGCATGATGAAGAAGCATTGCGCATACAGTTTACGAAATTAAACGGCCAATATATAGCCTATCAATCCAACATACTTACTTGTAAAAATGGTAAAGGGATTAGTATTGAATTTGACCTCATCGGCACCAACCGCCCAGTTGATTGCAGATTTCGATACCGCATCCAAAATAAAACAGGCTGGAGTGATTGGTTTCCATACCAGTATTTTATTTTACCTGAACTTGCATCTGGTACCTATAATTTGGAATTGGAAACAAATTGGGATGAACTTCAAAACAATCCTCTTGGTAAAGCCGCTTTATTAAAATTCAAAGTAGAACAACAAATTTGGAAAGAACCCTATTTTCCAATTTTAGTCAGTTGCATACTGGTACTATTCATTTTAGGATTGATCTATGCATTCTATCATTATAAAATGAGTCAGAAAAAAGTACACCTGCTTAAGCAAGAAAGTAAATATCACCAGGCTCGCATGCTGACTGCTCAAATCAATCCCCACTTTATGAGTAATTTCTTAACAAGCATACAAAATTCTGTCAGTTACCAGGATACAGAACGTGCCAATGAAAAATTATTACAGGTTGCCGATTTTTTACGAAAATTTCTTGGCAGTATCAATAGCAATGAACAAGGCGGTCTGATCCGCATCAATGAGGAATTAGAAATAATTCGTATTTTTTTAGAAATGCAAAATGTATTGCACAATGGAAATTTAGATTGGAAAATTCAATTGCCACCAGCGTTTGATGCAACAGAATGGTGTGTACCTCCATTAATTTTACAGCCTTATGTTGAAAATGCGGTCGTCTGGGGTATTGACGGTCGGGAATCGAGAAAAGGAAGAATACGCATTATACTCACCGAGCATCAACACAGCCTGGATGTTATCATTGAAGATGATGGAATTGGAATTGACCAAGCAAAAAGATCGCGCATGCATCGCGAACGAAAACAAGAAGAATCCGGAGCAGAAATAGTAAAGCAGCGGCTGGCCTTATTAAAATCCATGGGTATTGATATCAGCTTGTCAATATCCAGCAATGAAAATGGCACGATGGTACAAATCAGCTATCCTAAAATAAAGTCATGA
- a CDS encoding VCBS repeat-containing protein — MFNSGTPNYVIANKWRFIAILLTFFTFSHAAFSQEESILSGDTLILELKDTSGFKIQWQIRGDSFSSWINISGATINPFAFSVPDSLEGLAQLRAKLVFIQDSCPQFSNVFKYRIVNNIKQLPFGSFLRGGYFYHATKDLALIASTIPTKFMAWGCYGQEINGSDLLGIGDGKQNTLDIIAQCKETNIAAYFCDTLNLNNYSDWYLPSKEELELLLKNIGHLGIVPPNAYNYWSSSEFSKSEAWYFALFDSVSYKHPKSHPYNYVHPIRQFNLKNEKSIRKLFFQLSSTPYDIHVEQSKTAPSNVIVKFIGEQELSDKLVWDFGQGKVLSGSGAGPYEVYYNYEGFNQITAVLNSGNCQKNQFISRYFKVQLFHELKQNFFTNYKGNIKMADYDKDGFKDMLVTGFDSSSLYRYMGNDTFELVNIQLPRLSLSSALWIDFNNDGWNDFILSGYQSKDSTCRSFVYKNNIGNFELMNINIPGIKEGYIESFDLDQDGSHEILLGGEGNGNTIICKIFSVLNEEFIELPHNLPLLKNSSCNIGDYDNDGDADVLLTGHDGTKRNTLLYRNDNGNLFETGMHFTNVDNGCAKFGDYDNDGWPDISITGNRADISVTYPGGILSVDTRPAATLDIFKNLQGINFEKQISYKKWVIYAYSSIDWGDYDNDGDLDILILGALGMQWSVGGTGGGTPSVIYRSAPRIIRNDGQDNFNSIDAYLPADFSDIITIEGYQLAEEDQFKPTWVPKNWQGKNISFTDYNNDGKLDVIREGHYEQANKLYKNCNLYDNLPPSIPELLITKTGCNKVEFSWKESADDHSPVNTLFYEIYVGSNPGASDVASIHNSNYIQNNFYNLNNLQPGTYYWSVKAVDQAQTASAWAPEQSFTISGKPTTPVVSLIGNSLHSSVQSGNQWHDLNGSIAGATAQEYTPISNGTFYSVVTENACSSDTSNQIQFIFSKIITTSENERFKISPNPSKDIFHIHTNFPYELIKYQVINELGKLIQEGQFSKTFNLNLTQFPSGIYFLKLDNTTVAALFKLIKL; from the coding sequence ATGTTTAATTCAGGAACTCCAAATTACGTTATAGCAAATAAGTGGAGGTTTATAGCAATACTTTTAACATTTTTTACATTTAGTCATGCTGCATTTTCTCAAGAAGAATCCATACTTAGTGGAGATACCTTGATTTTAGAACTCAAGGATACCAGTGGTTTTAAAATACAATGGCAGATTCGCGGTGATTCATTTTCCAGCTGGATAAATATTTCAGGGGCAACGATAAATCCATTTGCATTTTCAGTCCCGGATAGTTTAGAAGGATTGGCACAGCTCAGAGCTAAGTTGGTATTTATTCAGGATTCATGTCCACAATTCAGCAATGTTTTCAAATATCGTATTGTGAACAATATTAAGCAGTTACCTTTTGGCAGCTTTCTTAGAGGAGGTTACTTCTATCATGCAACTAAAGATCTTGCTTTAATAGCTTCAACTATTCCCACTAAATTTATGGCTTGGGGCTGTTATGGACAAGAAATAAACGGCAGCGATTTATTAGGGATCGGAGATGGGAAGCAAAATACCTTAGACATTATTGCACAATGTAAGGAAACCAATATAGCTGCTTATTTTTGTGACACTTTAAATTTAAATAATTATTCGGACTGGTATTTGCCATCAAAGGAGGAATTAGAATTGCTTCTAAAAAATATTGGTCATCTCGGCATCGTACCCCCGAATGCATACAATTATTGGTCATCCTCAGAGTTCTCAAAGTCAGAAGCCTGGTATTTCGCACTCTTTGATAGTGTTTCTTACAAACACCCTAAGAGTCATCCATATAATTATGTACACCCTATCAGGCAATTTAACTTAAAAAATGAAAAATCCATTCGAAAGCTTTTCTTTCAACTTTCTTCGACCCCTTACGACATCCATGTTGAACAATCAAAAACTGCACCATCAAATGTTATTGTAAAATTTATTGGAGAGCAAGAATTATCCGATAAATTAGTTTGGGATTTCGGACAAGGCAAGGTATTGTCAGGTAGCGGAGCAGGGCCATATGAAGTTTATTACAATTATGAGGGCTTTAATCAAATCACTGCTGTTTTGAATAGTGGTAACTGTCAAAAAAATCAATTCATTTCCAGATATTTTAAAGTACAGTTGTTCCATGAGCTGAAGCAAAACTTTTTTACAAATTACAAGGGAAATATTAAAATGGCTGATTATGATAAAGATGGTTTTAAGGATATGCTCGTTACGGGCTTCGATTCATCTTCGCTGTATAGATATATGGGTAACGACACTTTTGAACTGGTGAATATCCAACTTCCTCGTTTAAGTTTGTCCTCAGCACTCTGGATTGATTTTAATAACGATGGGTGGAATGATTTTATCTTAAGCGGATACCAAAGCAAGGATTCAACTTGTCGAAGCTTTGTATATAAAAACAATATAGGAAATTTTGAACTTATGAATATTAACATTCCTGGAATCAAAGAAGGATATATTGAAAGTTTTGACCTCGATCAAGATGGGAGTCATGAAATTCTTTTAGGAGGCGAGGGAAATGGAAATACCATAATTTGTAAAATATTTAGTGTATTAAATGAAGAATTCATAGAGTTGCCACATAATTTACCATTACTAAAAAATAGTTCTTGTAATATAGGTGATTACGATAATGATGGGGATGCAGATGTGCTTCTTACTGGACATGATGGAACCAAGCGTAATACTTTGTTGTATCGCAATGACAATGGGAATTTATTTGAAACCGGAATGCATTTTACTAATGTGGACAACGGCTGTGCGAAATTCGGAGATTACGACAATGATGGTTGGCCTGATATTTCAATAACTGGAAATCGCGCGGACATCTCTGTCACTTATCCAGGTGGAATCCTAAGTGTTGATACGAGGCCTGCTGCTACATTGGATATATTTAAAAATCTACAAGGAATTAACTTTGAAAAACAAATCAGTTATAAAAAATGGGTTATTTATGCATACAGCTCAATAGATTGGGGTGATTATGACAATGATGGTGATTTGGACATATTGATTCTTGGAGCTCTCGGAATGCAATGGTCTGTTGGAGGTACTGGTGGAGGGACCCCTTCTGTCATTTATCGTTCAGCTCCAAGAATTATACGCAACGATGGTCAGGATAATTTCAATTCGATTGATGCATATCTCCCTGCTGATTTCTCTGATATAATAACGATTGAAGGATATCAATTGGCAGAAGAAGACCAATTCAAACCGACTTGGGTTCCTAAAAATTGGCAGGGAAAAAACATATCATTTACAGACTACAATAATGATGGAAAACTTGATGTAATTCGGGAAGGACATTACGAACAAGCAAACAAGTTGTATAAAAATTGTAACTTATACGATAATTTACCTCCATCTATTCCCGAATTACTTATTACCAAAACGGGCTGTAATAAAGTTGAATTTTCGTGGAAGGAATCTGCGGATGATCATTCACCGGTAAACACATTATTTTATGAAATTTATGTTGGCAGTAACCCGGGAGCTTCCGATGTGGCATCGATACATAATAGTAACTATATCCAGAATAACTTTTACAACTTAAATAACTTACAACCCGGAACCTACTACTGGAGCGTTAAAGCAGTTGATCAGGCACAGACTGCAAGTGCTTGGGCACCCGAACAATCATTTACTATTTCTGGTAAACCCACCACCCCGGTTGTTAGCCTTATTGGAAATTCGCTCCATTCAAGTGTTCAATCTGGTAACCAATGGCATGATTTAAATGGATCCATCGCTGGGGCTACAGCTCAGGAATATACTCCTATTAGCAATGGAACCTTCTATTCAGTAGTAACTGAAAATGCTTGCTCATCAGACACTTCAAATCAGATTCAATTTATATTCTCTAAAATTATAACTACCAGTGAAAATGAACGATTTAAAATTTCACCAAATCCTTCAAAAGATATATTTCATATTCATACCAATTTTCCATACGAGCTTATCAAGTATCAAGTTATAAATGAGCTTGGAAAATTGATTCAGGAAGGTCAATTTAGCAAAACATTCAATTTAAATTTAACGCAGTTTCCAAGTGGCATCTATTTTCTTAAACTGGATAACACGACCGTAGCAGCGCTATTTAAACTAATTAAATTATAA